The Henckelia pumila isolate YLH828 chromosome 2, ASM3356847v2, whole genome shotgun sequence genome includes a window with the following:
- the LOC140877408 gene encoding uncharacterized protein, with translation MAPILRGGKGKNVVRESSAQNEVGLYGVLRGIRGRPARNAINDIDAEVDQLGNQVDEMELVVTRFQRLNQPTFRGDEGSEKAESWLRAMNNLFGLVHYNSERKVTMVVLQLKDTAERWWEAMRTALVEAGRPVTWDVFCSKFRQEYAPPFFVAEKASEFFNLVQGDLSAAEYARKLSSLFTYVPHIASKDGAKLEKFMEGLNQNLYSLVLASNPVDYADAVDKSIRLEAGLRRGQPQYTMQAPSGNAQFSANASFAPQQSFQQPRPQRFKPKGKKFKKKSFSTSSSSGSSHGGGSSWVSRESCNRCGGRNPSDQCVGVQGVCRTCGQPRHYAKVCPNRGGQQHQSSQTSQFPRAPAPRPFTPQFAPQPSFSQLRGPSQQQLPGPQQARVHALTHDQAQDAPGGVIAGICFIFDHPARILIDTGASHSFLSAAFIVEHEIATTLLIDPVSVSTPAGVCLRSREIVINCVICFDESIMITNLIKLSMSDFDCIIGMDTLTNYRANVDCFHGVVRFRPYVGGKWNFYGDDSRSHIPLVSTMQMFGLLYAGNERYLIYEVDATQDKGLKVSDIPVVEEFPDVFPEENPGFPPQRKIDFSIDLMPGANPVSRAPYRLAPAELKE, from the coding sequence ATGGCCCCTATACTTCGAGGTGGAAAAGGAAAGAATGTTGTACGAGAATCTAGTGCTCAGAATGAGGTTGGTCTTTATGGAGTCTTGCGTGGGATACGTGGTCGTCCTGCAAGAAATGCAATAAATGATATTGATGCTGAAGTGGACCAGTTGGGCAATCAAGTGGATGAAATGGAGTTGGTGGTCACTAGATTTCAAAGATTGAATCAACCTACTTTCAGAGGAGATGAAGGCAGTGAAAAAGCTGAATCTTGGTTGAGAGCCATGAACAACCTGTTTGGGCTGGTGCACTATAATTCTGAGCGAAAGGTAACAATGGTGGTTCTACAATTGAAGGATACTGCTGAACGTTGGTGGGAGGCTATGCGAACAGCTCTGGTTGAGGCTGGTAGACCTGTTACTTGGGATGTTTTCTGCTCCAAGTTCCGACAAGAATATGCTCCACCTTTTTTTGTGGCTGAGAAAGCATCTGAGTTTTTCAATCTGGTTCAAGGTGATTTGAGTGCTGCAGAGTATGCCAGGAAGTTGTCTTCATTGTTCACTTATGTGCCGCACATTGCTTCTAAAGATGGAGCTAAGcttgaaaagtttatggaaggaCTGAATCAGAATCTTTACTCGTTGGTCTTGGCCAGCAACCCAGTTGATTATGCTGATGCGGTTGACAAATCCATTAGACTGGAGGCAGGGTTGAGAAGGGGTCAACCGCAGTATACGATGCAAGCACCCTCTGGCAATGCACAATTTTCAGCAAACGCCTCTTTTGCACCCCAGCAATCATTTCAGCAACCTAGGCCTCAAAGATTTAAGCCTAAGggaaagaaattcaagaagaagtCATTTAGCACTTCCTCTAGTTCTGGTAGTTCTCATGGTGGGGGATCTTCATGGGTTTCCAGAGAGTCTTGCAATAGGTGTGGAGGAAGGAATCCATCCGATCAGTGCGTAGGAGTTCAGGGAGTTTGTCGTACTTGTGGTCAACCAAGACATTATGCGAAGGTTTGTCCTAATAGGGGAGGACAACAGCATCAGTCTTCTCAGACTAGCCAGTTTCCTCGAGCTCCAGCTCCTAGACCTTTCACTCCTCAGTTTGCACCACAACCTAGTTTCTCCCAACTGAGAGGTCCTTCTCAGCAGCAGCTTCCAGGGCCTCAGCAGGCTAGAGTTCATGCGTTGACTCATGACCAGGCTCAGGATGCACCTGGAGGGGTTATAGCAGGTATATGTTTTATCTTTGATCATCCTGCTCGTATATTGATAGACACaggagcatctcattcatttCTATCCGCTGCATTTATTGTTGAGCATGAGATTGCTACTACCTTGTTGATTGATCCAGTGTCTGTGTCTACCCCTGCCGGTGTGTGTTTAAGATCGCGTGAGATAGTGATAAACTGTGTAATCTGTTTCGATGAAAGTATTATGATAACCAACTTGATTAAGTTgtctatgtctgattttgactgtattatcgGAATGGATACTTTGACCAACTATCGAGCTAATGTTGACTGTTTTCATGGAGTAGTAAGATTTCGACCGTATGTTGGTGGTAAATGGAATTTTTATGGTGATGATTCTCGATCCCATATCCCTTTAGTGTCAACCATGCAAATGTTTGGGCTACTGTATGCTGGGAATGAAAGGTATTTGATCTATGAAGTAGATGCTACACAAGACAAGGGATTGAAAGTTTCTGATATTCCAGTGGTTGAGGAATTTCCTGACGTATTTCCCGAAGAGAATCCAGGCTTTCCGCCTCAAAGGAAAATAGATTTTAGTATTGATTTGATGCCCGGAGCAAATCCAGTTTCCAGAGCACCTTATCGATTAGCTCCAGCAGAATTGAAGGAATGA